The sequence GGGCATCAACTTAAGAAACCCAGTGGCACCCTATATAAAAAAGCCGGGCATGGCCCGGCTTAGATACGTTTGGTTTGGCTTAATTTAAACCACAAACTTATCAATTTGCTGTTTCAGTTCGTCACTTTCGATCGCCAGTTGTTCAGCGTTTTCACTCACGACTTTTGCGTTGCCGGACACTTTTTCAGACAGCGAGAAGATAGCCGAGATAATTTTGCTCACCTCGTTGGCCACTGAGCTCTGCTCGTTTGCTGCGGTTGCGATCTGATGGTTCATGTCGTTGATCGTGGTAACGTTACCTTTAATCAGCTCAAGCGCCTCTTCCACTTTAATGCCGGTTTCGATGGTTTCCTGCACCGACGCGATGCTGGTGTTCATCGACTGGTGAGCCTCGTCGGCCGCTTTTTGCAGCTGTAAAATAATCGATTCGATTTCTTCAGTAGAAGTCTGGGTTTTTTGTGCGAGGGAGCGAACTTCGTCTGCCACAACCGCGAAGCCCCGGCCCTGTTCACCTGCGCGCGCTGCTTCAATTGCTGCATTCAATGCAAGCAGGTTGGTTTGTTCCGCAATAGAGCGGATAACTTCCATCACCGAACCGATATTTTCACTGTTGTTTTTCAGTACCTGAATTTTCTCTGCGGTTGCTTCGATCTGACCGGTGAGGCGCTGGATGGTGTCTTGCGATGATTTCACCACCTGGGTACCTTCTACCGCGGCTTTACTGGTTTCTTTGGTGCGGTCGGCGGTTTGACCTGCGGAGCGCGCCACTTCTTCAGCTGATGCTGATAGCTCATTAAGTGCGGCGGCGACCTGTTCAATTTCACGCAATTGCTGGCCAGTGGAATCGACAGTGCTGGCGGTGGCGTGGCTCATCTGTTCTACATTGATACCGAATTTATCTGTCACCATCATTACCGCACGGATAATCGTGGCGATCTGCTCAATTACCTGGTTGAAGTTGTCGGCGAGCTCAGCAATCTCGTCGCCACTGCGCACCGGCAGGCGCGTTGTCAGGTCACCGCCGCCCTCAGCGATTTTTGACAGCCGCTCCGTAACCACCGACATCGGTTTAACAATAATATGTTTGGTGAGCAGGTAAACTGTGAACAAAATGCAGATAGTGAGTGTTGCCACCATGATGATGCCCGAGTGGATCTGGTGGTAGAGCACTGCTTCCATGTCTTTTTTTGAGAAGACAATATTGTACTTGCCGATCACCTCGTTGCCGCGCACGATTTCAACGCCGCGCTTTTCCACTTTTTCGGCTTTGTCAGATTCATCGCTTGGCTTGGCGGCGGCCAGTTCTTTGCCGCGGTGGTCGGTAATGCTGATTTCGTGGATTAACGACGTGTTGACCAGCGATTTGGCGATAGCCTCGATTTGTTGAAAATCATACGCAAATACGGGTTCTGCCAGCGACGAGTTGATGAGCCCCAGTTCACTTTTAACGTCTTCCTCAAAGCTGTGCTGCTCCGCGGTGGCCATCAGCCGGTAGCTGATAGCGAGAATCAAAGCCGCCACCACTACAATGGCGAGCGTGACCGTTGCCATCAGCTTATTGGAGAGTGATTTTTTAATCATTGGTTGTCACCTGTTCATACAGCAGTATGCAAAATTCTGTCGAGTCGTTGTTGAGGGTCTGCTGATTGCGGGAGGGTCTGACCGCATGTTGACCCCGGGAATTTGTCCCCAGCTAAGAGCGTCTCACTCAAGGTGGTGGACCGTGTCGCAGCACTCACTCGGCTACCTGAGACGCGCTTCAGCTTGAGTAGATACTTTCCAAGTCTAGTTCAAAATTTTTGTGACGGAGGTATTAAGGCCGGCGTTATTATCATTTTTAATTCCATAGTGCGCGCCACCATGCCTCATGGTCACATCAAGGTTATCGTCAGGGGAAAGGAATTCTTAACGCCAAATTTCAGACTAATTACTGAAAATTACGCTGTTGTTTCTTCCGGCGTGTTTGGCTTTGTAGAGTGCGCGGTCGGCGGCTTCGATCCAGGCGCCTGGATCCGTGATGGCGGGATTGAGCTCCGCAATCCCCAGGCTGATTGTGAACTGGAGCGAGTTGCCTTCGTGTTCAATGGTGAGTTGTTCAATCGTCGTACGCAGCCGTTCCGCTACAACCTTGGCGCCGTTGGCGTCCGTGTCAGTGAGAATGACAGCGAACTCTTCGCCACCGTAACGCCCGGCGACATCGATATCGCGCAATGCGTCTTTTACCACCTTTGCCGTGCGGCGGATGACCTCGTCGCCGGTGGGGTGGCCGTAGGTATCGTTAACCTTCTTGAAGTGGTCGATATCAAACATCAGCAGTGAACTGCCGTGCTGATGCCGCTGAAAACGACGGAATTCCACGTGGAGTTCGGTTTCCCAGGATTTGCGGTTAAGCAGCCCGGTGAGGCCGTCGGTGCGGCTCAGCGTGTGCAGCTTCGCATTCGCGGCTTGCAATTGCAGGCGGTTAACGGCGACTTCTGTCACGTCGTATATGATCAGGCAAATGTGGTTGACCTGCCCGCGGGTGTCGGTAAGAGGAATCAGGGTACTGTTCTGGTACATGTATTCGGCAATACTGGTGATTGGCCGGTAACTCTTGAATCGGAACAAATAAGGCCGTTGTTCCCAGGTGGTGAACGCTGAATTGTGGAGCACAAATACCGCTTCGGCTTTGCGCTTAAACCAGCTTGCGGGCAGCTCGGGGAACAGCTCGAAAAGATTGTGGCCGAGTACCTCGTCGGGCATGCGGGCGCTGTGGTTTTGCATAAAACTGTTCCACAGCTCGACTTCAAATTCGCGATTCAATATCACCAGGCCCACGTCTATGTCCTGCAGGACATCCATGAGCCAGTGAAAGTCGTCGATAAAATTCGTGTCTGAAGCCATTGTCGCGTGTGGGTATGCCTTTTATGCCAGAAGGTAATCGAGTTTCTTCAATAGTATGTCCATTGAATCATCAGTGAGAACAATTAGCATGTCGCAATTAACATCGTAGCCTTCGAGCTGATAGTTGATTTCTGTGACAAGCGCATAGTCCCACCGGTTGCTGTTCAAATTAAGCAGTTCAGATACTCGGACATGCTGGCCCAGTACCATCGGGGAACCGTAACTGAATTCCAGGTCTATTTGCTCACCAATACCTTTAAGACAGGCGCCAAACAACACATTGGTCGTATCCATTAGCAGTTCGCGTTCGGCCTGGTGGTCCATCTCGTCGTCGTACTTCATCAGTTTTGCCAAATCGCTAAAACTGGTGTCGTTAAACAGTAGCATGGCCTCACCGGAAATACCGCCGCCAATAAAGCCCTGACATACGCCTGATACGGACTCACGGGAGTCGATGGATTGCAATGCCATGGCAATATCGCTAGGCCGCATTACAGCGATGTGCGGAATCGATAAGATAACGAAGGTATCCAGCAACCGGGCGAGACGATCTCCCGCTTGGCCCATGGCTACGTTCGCGATCTCCTGCAGGCAGTCGCGATGTTCTTCGCTGAGGTTTGCAATCAGACTCATTGGTTGGTGTCGACCTTATAATTTGCGCAAGGTATTAACTATTCTAGTCGGGTGCCGCTAAAATGCCGGGAAATTTCCATGCCTGAGAAAGGAAGCACCATTATGTTGCAGTATCGCATTCAGCCAGTTACCCCTTATCAGCAGAATTGTTCCGTCATTTGGTGCGATGAAACCGGTTCTGCTGCGGTGATTGATCCAGGGGGCGATATTGCCGCGATAACAGGTTTACTGGATGGGCTGGACATAAAAGTCGAAAAAATTATTCTCACGCACGGGCATTTGGACCATGTTGGCGGTACTGCGGAGTTAAAAACGGCACTGGAAGTACCTGTTATTGGGCCGCACCAGGGTGATGGCTTTTGGCTCGCCGCGCTGGCTGACCAGGCCAGGATGATGAACTTTGCGCCGGTACCGCCATTCAGCCCGGATCGCTGGCTCAACGATGGCGACCAGATTGCGCTCGGCAAACTGACGCTCGAGGTATTGCACTGCCCGGGCCACACCCCGGGCCATGTTGTGCTGTTTGAGAAACACAGCAAAATGGCGTTTGTTGGCGATGTGCTCTTTGCCGGGTCTATTGGTCGCACGGATTTCCCGAGAGGTGACCACGCCAGCCTGATTGCGTCGATCCGAGAAAAGCTGTTCCCGCTCGGCGACGACATAACGTTTGTGCCAGGGCATGGACCGACATCCACGTTTGGTGAAGAGCGGCGTACCAATCCATTTGTCAGCGACAGCCGATTTGGCTGATCCGCGTCAATTTGCACGTAATAACCCAATGGAAAGCCGCCGTTGGAAGTGTCACACTTGCGCTACCTTTTGAGTGTGAGTTAGCGCGGCGGTGCGGCTCTCACTTAGTTTTTCACTTAGTTTCTCCACCTGTATTAAGGGGCTACCATGTCCGACCAAGACGAATTACTCAGCACCGATTTTGATGAAAATTACGACCTTTTCATCGAAGAGGCGCTTGCCACCGGTTGTGTCTGGGGGCTGGAGAACGACGAAGGCTGGGCGCTCTGCCCGGCACTGTCCAACGAAGATCTCGATGTACTCCCTCTGTGGTCGCAGCCGGATTACGCGGAGTTGCACTGCCGTGAAGAGTGGCGCGATTACAAAGTCGTCCCTATTTCACTTGAGGAACTGCTCGACGATTGGCTGCCCGGAATGCACGAGGATCTATTGCTCGTCGGTCCGAATTGGGATGCGTCTCTAGAGGGGCTTGAAGTAGAACCGCTCGACTTGTTAGAGGATGTCGACAGCGCCGCCGAAGATCTGTCCGACTAACCTCGCCCTAACCTAACCGCCTGAAGTCGCCGCGTGTTTGACGCGGTCTTTGATCACCAGTAGCTGCAGGTGGCGCATGGTATCGCTTAGATTCTCGCGGTTGCCTCGGATATAGCGAATGCGTTTATCGGTACCAATAAATACCAGTCCGGGCGTTGAATCAATGTTGTAGCGGTCAGCAATATCGTCTGCGCGAAGCATCAGTGGAATATCGATATTACGGGTGTCGAAATAGGCCACCGGGTCACCACTTTCCCAAATATTCAGTGCGAAAATACGGGTGTCGTCATCGAGGCTCTGTTTAAACAGGTTCATTTCCGGCAGCATGACCTTACAGAACTTGCACCAGGTAGACCAAAACACCATAACGACTTGTCTGCCGCTGTTCAGCTCCTGGTAGAGCGAATAATTGTGGCCCTCAATATCGGTCATCATCCAGTCAGGCGCAATGTCGCCTTCCTGCAAGCGATGTACGTCGGCAAAACTGGGGCGCGACACGAGACAACACGCGACAACACACACAAATAAACTGAGTCTGAACATAGCACCTGATAACGTTGCTGGGTGAAGCTATAGAACGGCGATCTCAGATTTGGTTCCCTCTCATCAGCGTACGCAAGGATTGCTTTTGTTTACCGTCTGCGTGGAAATTCGCGGCATCCAGCCAACGGCTGTAGGCGTCTTGTGCCCGGCGCCAATCGGTATGAGTCACTCCGAACCAGGCGGTATCCCTGTTGCGTCCTTTGACGACCATAGCCTGGCGGAAAACCCCCTCGAATTGAAAACCAAATCTTACGGCGGCGCGGCGAGATGCTTCGTTCAGCGCATTGCATTTCCAGAAGCAGCGGCGGAAACCCAGCGTAAATACGTGTTCGAGCAACAGATAAACAGCTTCAGTGGCGATTGTGGATTGCTTGAGCGCGGGGCTGAACAACACATGGGCCAGCTCAACAACGCCGTGCTGGCGGTCGATACTGCTCAGTGCGAACTGCCCAAGTGGCTGGCCGTATAAGTCGTGAATAACGTAAAACAGCGCGTTGGTACTGTCTTCCAGCGTTGTCATCCAGGCGCTAAAACTGGCAGGATCTGGAAACGGACCGTACGGTAGGTAGGTCCAGAGGGCGTCGTGTTGCGGTGCGTCTATCTGGTTCCAGAGCGGTGCTGTGTGGTCCTCGGGTCGCAGCCGCTCCAGTGCCGCGTACCTGCCGCGCAGAGTGTTTGCCGGCGGCCACTGAGGCGGTTGCCAGTCTATTAATTGGCCAACTGGTTGGTTGAATGCGTTATGGTCTATCTCCTGCTCGAACATGTCGCTTTCTTTCCCTTCTGTAGAATCTGATAGAATCTTCGCCTTTGTAACAGACCGCTGCCCAACATAAAAAGACGATTTTCATGACAGAGTCCACGCTGGTTCCCTACGCCGACGAACAATTACCCCTAAAAGTCTTCACCGAGAAAGCCTACCTGGATTACTCCATGTATGTGATTCTCGACCGCGCGCTTCCGCATGTGGGCGACGGGCTAAAACCGGTGCAACGGCGCATTGTATATGCGATGAGTGAACTCGGGCTCAAAGCCAGCGCCAAGTATAAAAAGTCGGCGCGCACCGTGGGCGACGTGATCGGTAAGTTCCACCCGCACGGTGATAGTGCCGCGTACGAGGCCATGGTACTCATGGCCCAGCCATTTTCTTATCGTTATCCATTGGTCGACGGGCAGGGCAACTGGGGTTCCCAGGATGATCCCAAATCCTTCGCCGCGATGCGTTACACCGAGGCGCGGCTGTCGGCCTTCACCGAGGTGCTGCTGAGCGAATTGGCGCAAGGTACGGTGGAATGGCTGCCCAATTTCGACGGCACCCTGGACGAGCCCAAAGTGTTGCCCGCGCGCGTACCGACAGTGTTGCTCAACGGTACTACGGGTATTGCGGTGGGGATGGCGACGGATATTCCACCACACAACCTGCGCGAGGTGGTGGATGCGACTATCCACTTGCTGGAAAACCCGGACGCCGACAATACCCAATTGTGCGAATTTATTCCCGGCCCGGATATGCCGACGGACGCCGAAATCATTACCCCAAAAGCCGATTTGCAAAAGGTGTATGAGACTGGCCGGGGCAGCATGAAAATGCGCGCCGTATGGCGCAAGGAAGAGGGCGACATCGTGATCACTGCCCTGCCGCACCAGGTGAGTGGAGCCAAGATATTAGAGCAGATTGCCGCGCAAATGCAGGCCAAAAAACTGCCTATGGTTGCCGATTTGCGCGATGAGTCGGACCACGAGAACCCGATTCGGCTGGTAATCGTTCCGCGCTCCAATCGCATTGATCAGGAAGCGGTGATGAACCATCTGTTCGCCACCACGGACCTGGAGCGCAGTTACCGGATTAACCTCAACATGATTGGCATCGACGGCCGTCCGGGGGTGAAGTCGCTGCGCGAAATTCTGCAGGACTGGCTCAGCTTCCGAATGGTCACCGTGCGCCGTCGTTTGCAGCACCGGCTCGATTGGGTAGAGCGCCGCCTGCACTTGCTCGACGGCCTGTTGATCGCGTTCTTAAATCTGGATGAAGTTATCCACATTATTCGCACCGAAGACCATCCCAAGCAGAAGCTGATGGCGCGCTTCGAGCTGAGTGAGGACCAGGCGAATTACATTCTCGATACCCGCCTGCGTCAATTGGCGCGCCTCGAGGAAATGAAAATTCGCGATGAGCAGCAAAAGCTGGAAAAAGAACGCAATGAGCTGCAAAAAATTCTCGATTCAGCTCGACGGTTGAAAACCCTTATCAAAAAAGAACTCCTGGCGGTGGTCGACGAATTTGGGGATGCTCGTCGCTCGCCAATGGTTGAGCGCAGTGAGGCACAAGCGTTTAGCGAAACCGAACTGATCTCCAGTGAGCCGGTAACGGTTGTATTGTCAGAGAAGGGCTGGATACGCAGCGCTAAAGGGCACGATATCGATCCAAGCGCGCTCAGCTATAAAGCGGGCGACAGCTTCAGCGTGGCTGCACGCGGTAAAAGCAGTCAATCCACACTATTGCTCGACTCCACCGGTCGCAGCTATGCGCTGCCAACCCATACCTTGCCTTCTGCGCGGGGTCAGGGTGAGCCGGTGACCGGGCGGCTTAACCCGCCGAGTGGCGCGGTGTTTGAGGGATTGTTGATGGGCGACGACACGCAAAAGGTGCTGTTGGCTTCAGATGCCGGTTACGGTTTTATCGCCTCACTGAGCGATCTCTACACCAAAAATCGCTCGGGGAAAGCGATGCTCACCTTGCCTGCCGGCGGCCGAGTGCTCGCGCCACAATTGCTGGAAGCGACAGACGCCAGTTGGCTCGCAGCTTTCTCCAACGAAGGCCGCTTGCTGGTGTTCCCAGTGAGTGAGCTGCCGGAACTGGCTCGGGGTAAAGGCAACAAAATCATCAATATTCCGGCTGCACGGGTGCAAAGTCGTGAGGAGTTTGTGGTAGCGCTCGTGGTGTTTAACGAGAAAAGCACCATTAAAGTGTTTTCCGGTAAACGGCACCTGGGTCTCAAATACAGAGACCTGGAACATTACCTTGGTGAACGCGGTCGCCGGGGCAACAAGCTGCCGCGCGGGTTCCAAAAGGTGGATTCGGTAACGGTGGAGTAACCATCTGGCAGGTCTTTCCTCCAAGCCGCAATACTTGAGGCGCCGTCTTTTTGTGAGGCGCGCCTTTTAAAATTTTTGCAGGGAACCTGTTCTCAATTTGTATTAGATTGTTCTTGATCACTATCAATTCGAGTGACAGACTTATCATATCGCGCGAAAACATTCGGCCCTAATTCAATAAACCACATCGTTATGTCTCAGTTCCGCAAACACGGAAGAACCCCAGTGAAGTGCGCGGTGCGCTTAAAACACCGCGAAATTGGTGACGTGATTACCGAAACGCGCGACATTTCCGAGAGCGGGGTTTTTGTGAGTTGCAGGGAGTTAGTGCATTTTGTTGCCATTGGCGACGAGTTCGAAGCCAAACTCTACACTGAATGTGACCGGGTTTCCGAGACTCATCTGAAGGTGGTGCGCCTTACCGACGACGGCGTCGGACTTGCCTTCGCCTGATCCCCTTGCCGCAACTTTGTGTGCGGCGAGCATCCATCCTATTCTACGTCTGTGAACTGTTTTTCTTGCGCTCGAGCGCTTTCGGTTACGCGTGAGCTATGCGACTGCGGTGTTTCCCGAGCCGCACGGTTCTCATGCATGAGAGACCAGTTGCGCGGCTTTTTCCCTTATGGCTCCAGCTTATTAACCCGCATCATGGTACGGAGTTCCTCAACATACTCTGCGCCACGCTCCGAGTAACTTTGTAGGCCTGCGGCCAGCGCACTGCCGGTGATCGTTTCGTTCTGGGCGCGCATTTGTGCGCGTAGATCACGCAAATCACTGTAGGCCGGATGTGAATTAATGTTGTTGAAGTAAGCAGCGACAGATTCCTGTGCAGAATCGAACTTACGCACTTCGTGGATATCCCCCTCGGGCCGTTTTGCGGGTACGATGCCGCAACCGGCTTTAAAACACCACTGGCCAAAGTAGTTGTTGCCTTCGCGTGCAAACCGGGATCTCCCCCAGGATGACTCATTGGCGGCCTGTGCCAGCACTAACGCGGGTGGAATAGAGTCGACACGCTTGAGCAATTCCGATTCCACCGAACTGGCATCTTCAGCAAGCGCTTCGTCTGGTTCCAGCACGTGGTATTTGCGCGCGAGGGCCGCCAGTTTTACACGCTGCTTGCGATTGAGAGAACCATTCTCGGTGAGCGCCAACACTGCGGCGCGGTCATTTTCCAATTTTTTATTTTGAATGTTTATCATCGGGCGCAAATAGCTGAAGAAGGCTTTTTTGCGGGTGGGAATATCTTTAATCGCGGAAAAATCCGGTTTCTTGATTAAAACCTGGGTTTCGGAAGGCGCTGTTTGGGTCTCTGTCGAGGTGGGGCGTTTCACTGCGTAGAGGGCGACGAGAATGGTGGCAAGATAAGCTACGATCAACCAGGCAATCAGTTTTTTCAGCATGGGGCGTCCTGTTCGTTGTTGTTGTCCAAATCACGCACTTCACGTGATTTTCATCACTTTTCACTCTTAAGTACGATGGGGGCGCGTCGCCAGATTTCCAGGTGCACAAAACCCGTTGGTGCGTTTCTATGCAGCGCGCTAAAGCTCAAGTGATTTGCGTAGGTCCTGCATTTTGGTGCGGGCTGTGGCTTTGTCTACGGGAGTCGCCGATTTTTCAGGGAGTGCGGGAGCTTGTGGCAGCGCCAGATCCTGCCCCAGCCGTACCTGCTCGCAAATGGCGGCGTAGTGCTGGCGAAAAACGGGAAAGGCCACAGACTCTGCATTGGTCTGTAAAAAGTACCAATCGCTGGCTTTGCCCGCGTGGTAGACGGCCGGGTGGCTCCATTGATGTGCCGCCTTGGGGGAGGGCGCATTACAGGCTTCGAGGTATGCGCTGTGGGCATCTGGCAGGCCTTGCTGACTGGCGAGCTCGCAGGCTTTCACCATGGTGGCTAAGGTGGGCAGAAACTCGTTGTTTTCGATAACGGTGCGCGCCGCGCGCAGCAGCGTTTGGGTATCGAACCGGCGCAGGGATTCCATCCACAGCCGCTTTGCCGCGTTAACATCGGTTTCGTTACTGAACGCTTTGAAAAACTGGTTGTGATAATTGCGCCGAAACAGCGCAAATATCTGGTTGATGGCATCAATGCGCTGTTCCGTCGTGGCTTGCTCAGTAGGCCCAGCTGCGGTCGGAGAGTTCTTCTTCAAGGCTGATATCTCGCGTTGATCGTTGTTGAGGTGTGCCGTTGCTCGCGTTGGCCTGGCCGTGCTGGCGCGCCCATTCCCGCTTCGCGTGCTGCAGAAAGCGGGTGTTCCAGCTGGTGTGCAGCTGATTGCTGTCGCGCCAGTAGATTACAAATTCCGGTATCAGACCATGGGCAAAACGCAGGTCGATGTTCGCCAGGCGCAGTACATCGTACACGTCTTCTGAGGGCTGCCAGTCTACGGGAATCGGTTTGGGGTCCGTACTGTGCTCCAGCGCCGACTGAAACTTCTTCCATTGAAGCCGCACATGTTGGACAAACTTCGCATTCCAGTTTTTATGGGCGTCGCCTACATCTTTCCAGTAGAACACAAATTCGGGTATTGCATCCTCGCAAAATTCACTGCGCACGCCGGAATGCACCGTGAGCATTTCCATGGCGTCCGGGCTGGGCCGCCAGTTGTCGTGCATCAGTGAGCCCTGGTCCTGTTGATTTTGGCGTTCACAGAAGCGGCGCCACTCGCGGGTGGCGTGGGCGATAAATTTGCTGTCCCAATTTTCCGCGGCTTCTCCGCGCTCGCGCCAAAAAACCACAAACTCGGCGATTATGTCTTCAAGAAACTCGCGTTTAATGCCTAAGTTGGTCTCCAGTGTTTCGATTGTTTCATCACTGGGGCGCCAGCTGGCGAGCATTTCATTGGCTTTTTGCTGGCGGTGAAGCTGGGCTTCGTACTGACGCCACTGGCGAATCACATGCTGGAGAAATTTCGCGCCCCAGGAACGCTGGGCTTCGCCCCGTTCGCGCCAATAGGTAATGAACTCCGGCACCTGCTGGCGAGCGAAACTTTCCGGAATGTTGTGCTGCGCGAGTTGCGCCAGGGTGTGGTGATCCGGCTGCCACTGGGGGCCAATATGTTGCAGGCCCGGCTGTGGTCGCGGTTGTACCTGGGGCTGACCGCGCGTTTGGGTGTGACCTGTGTGATGTTGGCTGGCCAGCCGTTCGTTAAACGCAAAGCGGAATTCGCCGTGTTCGCCAAAGCGCGCAGAACCGACCAGTAGCACGCCTTTGCCGTGCAGGCTGTTACATACGCGCACCAGATCCTGATCCTGCCAGAAGGGCACTGCAGCGCGCAGCCGGTCTGCGCTGATAGTCGCCCACTCAAAACCGTTGCTTTGCGCGGTCTGGGCCTGACTTGCCAGGTCGGTAAGTACCGATAGCAACACTGACTCTTCGAGGCCGAGCGTGGCCGCGAGGCCTGGATAAACGAGAATGGGTTTTTCGGGGATTAACGATGATTTCATGGTAACTCTCAATGGGAGGCTACTCTATCATTTGCCGCCAACATGTTCAGCGGTTCTTCGTTAATTTGTCCGCTTTTGGTGGTGCTGGTTCCAGTGTAGTTGAGCGTGGCTTTGTCGTTTTGAGCGGCTAGTTGTGATCAGGGCGTTAGGGGCTGGGTGTTAGGGGCTGGGCGTTAGGAACCGAGCGCGGCTTCATTGCGCACAGCTTTCGCACCGGTGGTATGAAAAATAATCAACCACCGTTGCGATGCGAACGGCAATAGGGCGCGCAGCTTACAATGGTTTTGCGATCTTGGCCTTGCGGATTAATTGGACAAACTCGGTGCGATAACCGTAGGGGTCGTCACCTTTGTTTGCTTGCGCCAGTTTAAGTGCATCATCCAGCGACCAGTCGCCCAGGTAGCGGGGGTCTTTTAACCATTGCGCGAATCCGGCAACGGCCGCGCCAAATTGCGCCTCGCGCAGTTGAGTTTGGGGCGCGCCTTTGGCAACCGGAATGGGCGTGCTGATCAATTGCGATTCGCTGCCGCCCGGTTGCTTGTAACGGATTTTCAGAAAGCCGTATTCGCTGGCTTTGTCAGTGTCAGTGCCGGTGGCTATTTTGGCAGTGGCGTCGGTTGTTGGGGCTGCGGCGTACCTTTGATTGTCAACCAGAGCCGCCTTGGAGCCTGCCGGGGTGATTTCGTAGATGGCGGTAACCGTATGCCCAGCACCGATTTCGCCGGCATCCACGGCATCGTTGTTAAAGTCCTCCCGCTTGAGTGCGCGGGTTTCGTAGCCGAGCAGGCGATACTCCGCGACCGTAGCGGGGTTGAACTCCACCTGGATCTTTACGTCCTTTGCGACCGTAAACAGGGTGCCTGAGGCCTGCTCTACCAGCACCTTCTGGGCCTCGCTCAAGGTATCGATATAGGCGGCGACGCCATTGCCGTTTTGCGCCAGTTGCTGCATGAGTGCATCGTTATAATTGCCGCTACCAAAGCCGAGAATAGACAATTCTATGCCGTTGGCGCGTTTGCGTTCCACATAGCCTTTGAGTTGTTCCGGGTCGGCGATGCCGACGTTAAAGTCGCCGTCGGTGGCGAGAATAATGCGATTAACCGCGTCCTTCTGGGAGTTCGCTTCCGCCAATTGGTAAGCGAGTTCAATACCTTGCGCGCCAGCTGTCGAGCCGCCAGCATTGAGGCGGTCGAGGGCTCCGAGAATTTTTTGTTGTTCGGCAACCGGCGTCGGCTCCAATACCGTGCCTGCGGCGCCGGCATACACAACAATGCTCACTGTGTCAGTGGGTTGTAGTCCGCTCAACAGCAATTCCATGGATTGTTTGACCAACGGCAGTTTGTCCGGGCTACCCATCGAGCCGGATACATCCAACAGAAATACCAGGTTCGCCTTTGGTGGATCCGCCAGCGGCAGCGCTTTAATGCCGATGTGGACCAGCTGCTTTGCTTTGTTCCAGGGGGCGGGTAATACCGTGATTGTGGGTTTGAAGGGGGCAGTTGCCGCGCTCGGCAACGGGTAGTCATAAGGAAAGTAATTGACCATCTCCTCCAGTCGGACGGCCGCCTTCTGCGGCAGCTGACCGCGATTAAGCTGACGTCGCACGAAGCTGTAGGAGGCGGTATCCACGTCGATAGAAAAGGTCGACACGGGTTCTTCGCGGGTGACTTTTATTGGGTTGGTTGCCACTGTGTCAAAACGATCGCGGTTCGCGGTCTCCACCTGGTGCGGCGGCTCCA comes from Teredinibacter turnerae and encodes:
- a CDS encoding DnaT-like ssDNA-binding domain-containing protein codes for the protein MKSSLIPEKPILVYPGLAATLGLEESVLLSVLTDLASQAQTAQSNGFEWATISADRLRAAVPFWQDQDLVRVCNSLHGKGVLLVGSARFGEHGEFRFAFNERLASQHHTGHTQTRGQPQVQPRPQPGLQHIGPQWQPDHHTLAQLAQHNIPESFARQQVPEFITYWRERGEAQRSWGAKFLQHVIRQWRQYEAQLHRQQKANEMLASWRPSDETIETLETNLGIKREFLEDIIAEFVVFWRERGEAAENWDSKFIAHATREWRRFCERQNQQDQGSLMHDNWRPSPDAMEMLTVHSGVRSEFCEDAIPEFVFYWKDVGDAHKNWNAKFVQHVRLQWKKFQSALEHSTDPKPIPVDWQPSEDVYDVLRLANIDLRFAHGLIPEFVIYWRDSNQLHTSWNTRFLQHAKREWARQHGQANASNGTPQQRSTRDISLEEELSDRSWAY
- a CDS encoding replication protein P, which gives rise to MKKNSPTAAGPTEQATTEQRIDAINQIFALFRRNYHNQFFKAFSNETDVNAAKRLWMESLRRFDTQTLLRAARTVIENNEFLPTLATMVKACELASQQGLPDAHSAYLEACNAPSPKAAHQWSHPAVYHAGKASDWYFLQTNAESVAFPVFRQHYAAICEQVRLGQDLALPQAPALPEKSATPVDKATARTKMQDLRKSLEL
- the parC gene encoding DNA topoisomerase IV subunit A codes for the protein MTESTLVPYADEQLPLKVFTEKAYLDYSMYVILDRALPHVGDGLKPVQRRIVYAMSELGLKASAKYKKSARTVGDVIGKFHPHGDSAAYEAMVLMAQPFSYRYPLVDGQGNWGSQDDPKSFAAMRYTEARLSAFTEVLLSELAQGTVEWLPNFDGTLDEPKVLPARVPTVLLNGTTGIAVGMATDIPPHNLREVVDATIHLLENPDADNTQLCEFIPGPDMPTDAEIITPKADLQKVYETGRGSMKMRAVWRKEEGDIVITALPHQVSGAKILEQIAAQMQAKKLPMVADLRDESDHENPIRLVIVPRSNRIDQEAVMNHLFATTDLERSYRINLNMIGIDGRPGVKSLREILQDWLSFRMVTVRRRLQHRLDWVERRLHLLDGLLIAFLNLDEVIHIIRTEDHPKQKLMARFELSEDQANYILDTRLRQLARLEEMKIRDEQQKLEKERNELQKILDSARRLKTLIKKELLAVVDEFGDARRSPMVERSEAQAFSETELISSEPVTVVLSEKGWIRSAKGHDIDPSALSYKAGDSFSVAARGKSSQSTLLLDSTGRSYALPTHTLPSARGQGEPVTGRLNPPSGAVFEGLLMGDDTQKVLLASDAGYGFIASLSDLYTKNRSGKAMLTLPAGGRVLAPQLLEATDASWLAAFSNEGRLLVFPVSELPELARGKGNKIINIPAARVQSREEFVVALVVFNEKSTIKVFSGKRHLGLKYRDLEHYLGERGRRGNKLPRGFQKVDSVTVE
- a CDS encoding PilZ domain-containing protein; this translates as MSQFRKHGRTPVKCAVRLKHREIGDVITETRDISESGVFVSCRELVHFVAIGDEFEAKLYTECDRVSETHLKVVRLTDDGVGLAFA
- a CDS encoding glucosaminidase domain-containing protein, which translates into the protein MLKKLIAWLIVAYLATILVALYAVKRPTSTETQTAPSETQVLIKKPDFSAIKDIPTRKKAFFSYLRPMINIQNKKLENDRAAVLALTENGSLNRKQRVKLAALARKYHVLEPDEALAEDASSVESELLKRVDSIPPALVLAQAANESSWGRSRFAREGNNYFGQWCFKAGCGIVPAKRPEGDIHEVRKFDSAQESVAAYFNNINSHPAYSDLRDLRAQMRAQNETITGSALAAGLQSYSERGAEYVEELRTMMRVNKLEP